The DNA window GTACATAGTAATAATGGTTTGATGATTTGTGACATGAATTCCTAATTTATGACTTCTTCAAAACTCTTTGACGAGAAATAGAGATGTAGGACAAAATACTACATCTCCGATTTCACATCTCTGGAGTCAAGTGGGAACAAGATCCCCAGGGCGTAATTTTATCCATTTCCCCATCTCTGCCGAGAAACTTTCGCAACCAACAACATCCCATTCCATTTGAATATCGCCAGATGTCGTTTTAATATTGACATTAACCGTTGGTGAGTTTGCCTCAAAATCTGGGGAATCAGTTAGATGCGGCTGCAAATGTTGTGCTTCAATAGCGTGATAGGTGATGCAGCGATCGACATAGGTGCAGTTGATGCAGATGCACATGGCAGTTATACCTAATTCATAGGGCTATGCTAACAAAAAAATCCTTAAGTCGATTTATTTTTACTGCTGTAGGCGCTGAGAACAAAATATCGGTTTGCTATACAATACCTACTAGTAGTTTTAAATCCTTAATAATTTGTTGCATTAAACACTATGGCACTGAAAAAAGGCACACTTGTTCGCGCTATTCGCGAAAAATTAGAAAATAGCCCTGAAGCAACGGCAAATGATACACGCTGGTCATCGTATCTATTTGAGACTTGGGGCGAAGTGTTAGAGTTTCGTGGTGATTATGTCCAGATTAAATTTGGAAAAGTATCAACCCCTGTAATTTGGCTGCATAAAGATCAATTAGAAGAACAGGCAGCTTAAACACCAATAAATTTTAAAAGCATTGCAAAGCAATGCTTTTAAAATTTATTTTTCCTTTTAAAGGCAAATCTATGGAAACCCTAATTCATTTGTGAGATTAAATGGTTTGTGAGAGAGTACCCCTTTGGAGCACTCTCTCACAAACCATTTAGGATTGCTATATGACAATTATTTTGACCAATGACGATGGCATTGATGCTGAGGGGATTTGGTCTTTGCAAAAAGCTACTGAACTAGTATTTGGGACTAAAGGCGCGATCGCAGCACCATCCCGCCAATATTCGGGTTGTGGACATCAAGTAACTACCAATGAACCGATCGCAATTGCTAAACGTAACGAGCATATCTATGCGATCGCTGGTTCACCTGCTGACTGTGTAAGGGTGGCGATCGCGCATTTGTATAGTGATGTGAAATTGGTGCTGTCAGGCATTAATCATGGTGGCAACATGGGCGTGGATGTCTATATGTCGGGGACAGTAGCAGCAGTGCGCGAAGCAGCTTTTCATAATATTCCTGCGATCGCTATTTCCCATTATCAAGATCGTCGCAAAGCTTTTGATTGGGATTGGGCAGCACATACAACGGCTGTAGTCATTAAGCAACTTTTAGAAATTAAACTCCCACCACAGTCCTATTGGAATGTCAATTTGCCACATATTGATCCAAAAGAGAGTAAGGAAACTCCTGAAATAATATTTTGTGAAAAGTCGAGCCAACCATTGCCCCTAGAGTTTAAATCCGATGGCGATCGCGTCATCTATACAGGTCGTTATAATCTTCGCGATCGCACTCCAAATACTGATGTTGATGTTTGCTTCTCTGGCAAAATAGCTGTCACACAAATGAGCATTTGATTCTAAAACATCATTATAAACCCGAAGAATTGAAGAACGGCGCAAAGCGCCATTCTTCAATTCTTCGGGTTTAAAGAGATAGCTAGGACAAATCAAAACCCAAATAAATGAAGGCGGCGCTTCGCGCCGCCTTCATTTATTTGGGTTTTATGTCCTAAGCAAAACTTTCATTGCTATACATGGTTTTCCTCTGAGCAAAACCAGATAATATTTTAAAAGCCTTGCTTTACAAGGCTTTTAAAATATTATTTTTGTAAATATCATGAATGCAACATTGCAACTAACTCAGCATTTAGAAGAAAAAGTTATTTTAGTAGATACAAGCGATCGCCAAATAGGTGTTGCTGAAAAATTACAAGCACATCGTGAAGGTCTACTACATCGAGCTTTTTCAATTTTTGTGCTCAACTCACATAATCAACTATTACTTCAAAAACGAGCCAAACATAAATATCATTCGGGTGGACTCTGGACAAATACCTGTTGTAGTCATCCACGCCATGAAGAGCAAACCTTACTAGCCGCCCATCGCCGACTTCAAGAAGAAATGGGTTTTGATTGTGAATTGCGCGAAGTTTTTAGTTTTATATATCAGGCAAAACTAGATAATGAACTAACAGAATATGAATTTGATCATGTATTTGTAGGATATAGCGGTCGCAGTCCAGTTCTCAATCCTGAAGAAGCAGAAGATTGGAAATGGATAGATTTAAAAATTTTACAAGCAGATATTCAAAAAAATCCAGAATCTTATACCTATTGGCTACGCGATTGCTGCGATCGCTTCATTACTGAGCTAGGATAAAACCAAATAGAGAGTGGCGGCGCGAAGCGCCGCCACTCTCTAAAATTGATGGCTATAGCTATACTTGAATTGATCTTCATGAAGGAAAATATGGAAACTTATTCAGAAGAACAAGTCGATCAGATTCTCCGCTATGCACTTGCAAAGAGAACTAACGGTCAAAACCTGACCAAACAGCAGATATATGAGATCGCCTCAGATATGGGAGTCAGTGAAGCTGATTTCTTAGCGTCTGTGCAAGAGTGGCAATCTACGCGAGCTGTTCGCAAAGAGCAAGTAGAGTTTGATAAATACAAAAAGAAATCTTTGCAAGCAAATGTGTTGAAATATGCGATCGTTAATTCTTTTTTAGTCACACTCAACTTGTTTACCTCTGGCAATATTGGCTGGGCTATCTATCCTCTATTGTTTTGGGGACTCGGTGTAGCGCTGGATACATGGGTTGCTTACCAGCCAGAAAGCGAAGAATACGAAAAACAATTTCAAAAATGGCTTCGCAAACAAAAGCGAGATCAACTGACTGCCCAAATCACTTATAAATTAACCACTAGTCTTGAAGAATGGCTCAAATAAAACAAGATGCTGTGCTTTGCACAGCATCTTGTTTTATTTGAGAATGCGGATGGAGAGACTCGAACTCTCACATCAAAGATACTAGAACCTAAATCTAGCGCGTCTACCAATTCCGCCACATCCGCTTGTTTAAGGTGTTTTTTTACACCGAATCAAATAATACATCAATATGGGTGAATTGCGACACAAATTTTTTAAGTAAGTGATAAGAAAGATCTAAAACGCTGCCTTTACCTTCTCGGTTTTAGTAATATACAATCATTCTGATTTAGTGCTCGATCTATATTTCTGCCATTAGCCTACCTTTAGCAACCTTGTTGAGTATGTCTATCTAGTGCATATCCATAAGCCTCAAAAAATTGATCTAGAACAAATTTATCCCTGTCCTTGCCCCCGCAAACGTGGAAAGCTAAAGCCGATCGCACTGACTGACGCTTTTGGTTGCGATCGCTGCTCTTTGCTATTTCAGCTAGAGAATGACGGCTATAGTCTTTTGCAATTAGGTGGCATTGAATCTCAACAACATACATGGCAATGGATTGGCAAATGGCAGCCTATTCTAGGAAATAGTCAACAGGCTCGGGTAGAAACAGCTCTGATGTACATGGCTTCGGGATTATTTTTTGCGTTAATCATTGTCTGGGCGCTAAATCTAAAATCAACTTTAGGTATTCCTTTAGCCATTTTGTTGTTTGCCCTTTTGGGTTTGCTAATATGGCGATTGCTTGTGATTCGTCAGCGCGATATTTAACAATTATTTATTACAGAATATGTCACCAGAAGACCTTACAGGCTTCATTTATAAATCCCATGCGGCAGCGCTGCAACTCATGCAAGTTTCTACCAGAGAACGGGATAGTTTGCTGCTAGAAATTGCTAATGGCGTTAAAAAGCATAAAAATGCGATTTTAGAAGCTAATACGTTGGATTTAGAAGCAAGTCGAGATATGGCTGTACCAGATTTGGTACTAGAGTGGCTAAAACTGACTCCCGAACGGCTCAACAATACGATCGACTGTCTGATCCAACTTGCGAATCTACCCGATCCCCTAACCCTACATGTGGGCATCAATGGCTATCAGCGCGTACCGTTAGGAGTAGTAGCCTTTATATATGAGGGTTTTCCTCAACTAGGCTTAATCGCGGCAGGGATGTGCCTAAAGGTTGGCAATACGATTATTCTCAAAGGGGGAAATGAAGGTACAAATACACAAGAAGTGATCGCTGCGATCGCCAAAGATATCCTTATTGCTAGAGATTTTCCTGAGGCATGTATGACCTGTGTCCCCAAAGGTGTGGCACTCAAAGAATTAATTGTCCAAGAAAAATATTTACGTTTGGTTATTCCTTATGGTCGTCCTAGCTTTGTACAGCAGGTGAGCAAACAAGCGACGGTTTCCGCTTTACCAATTTCAATGGGTAATTGCTACCTCTATTTATCAGCTTCAGGTCAGTTGGACTTCGCCAAAGAAATTATCCTCAATAGTCGG is part of the Pseudanabaena sp. BC1403 genome and encodes:
- the surE gene encoding 5'/3'-nucleotidase SurE, whose amino-acid sequence is MTIILTNDDGIDAEGIWSLQKATELVFGTKGAIAAPSRQYSGCGHQVTTNEPIAIAKRNEHIYAIAGSPADCVRVAIAHLYSDVKLVLSGINHGGNMGVDVYMSGTVAAVREAAFHNIPAIAISHYQDRRKAFDWDWAAHTTAVVIKQLLEIKLPPQSYWNVNLPHIDPKESKETPEIIFCEKSSQPLPLEFKSDGDRVIYTGRYNLRDRTPNTDVDVCFSGKIAVTQMSI
- a CDS encoding Ycf34 family protein — its product is MCICINCTYVDRCITYHAIEAQHLQPHLTDSPDFEANSPTVNVNIKTTSGDIQMEWDVVGCESFSAEMGKWIKLRPGDLVPT
- a CDS encoding aldehyde dehydrogenase family protein; its protein translation is MSPEDLTGFIYKSHAAALQLMQVSTRERDSLLLEIANGVKKHKNAILEANTLDLEASRDMAVPDLVLEWLKLTPERLNNTIDCLIQLANLPDPLTLHVGINGYQRVPLGVVAFIYEGFPQLGLIAAGMCLKVGNTIILKGGNEGTNTQEVIAAIAKDILIARDFPEACMTCVPKGVALKELIVQEKYLRLVIPYGRPSFVQQVSKQATVSALPISMGNCYLYLSASGQLDFAKEIILNSRKGDPDAVNAIEKVVVHRSWLDRSLIDHKLGEWISSLKKQGLAVRGCAETTAYFRQFLEESHSDETDKPSQVLIDQSIESEDIWGQAYLDETIAIKIVNDTEEAIAWINQYSSGHADVLLTDSLSERDRFVSRINSSTIFVNAHSRFSRCSKIGDSGNAKIALGMSSLKTRGASRYPGVIDIYALTTTKQVLTSSFQSP
- the idi gene encoding isopentenyl-diphosphate Delta-isomerase — encoded protein: MNATLQLTQHLEEKVILVDTSDRQIGVAEKLQAHREGLLHRAFSIFVLNSHNQLLLQKRAKHKYHSGGLWTNTCCSHPRHEEQTLLAAHRRLQEEMGFDCELREVFSFIYQAKLDNELTEYEFDHVFVGYSGRSPVLNPEEAEDWKWIDLKILQADIQKNPESYTYWLRDCCDRFITELG
- a CDS encoding 2TM domain-containing protein, with amino-acid sequence METYSEEQVDQILRYALAKRTNGQNLTKQQIYEIASDMGVSEADFLASVQEWQSTRAVRKEQVEFDKYKKKSLQANVLKYAIVNSFLVTLNLFTSGNIGWAIYPLLFWGLGVALDTWVAYQPESEEYEKQFQKWLRKQKRDQLTAQITYKLTTSLEEWLK
- the ndhO gene encoding NAD(P)H-quinone oxidoreductase subunit O, yielding MALKKGTLVRAIREKLENSPEATANDTRWSSYLFETWGEVLEFRGDYVQIKFGKVSTPVIWLHKDQLEEQAA